In Thiobacter sp. AK1, a genomic segment contains:
- a CDS encoding phage protease — protein sequence MTYSHPSLAADHAAAQRGQALARDAFSVELQPAADAPDGALTPPEWVHLIPAGTFSGRDGRGPYRLDARAVLDAFAAHGADLPVDYDHQSLEAEAKAGPVPAAGWIKELSAREDGIWARVEWTPAAAQHLTNKEYRYLSPVFRYDRKTGRVVALDGAGLTHNPNLYLKAAASRKETHAVEDDILERLIVMLNLPVTATADDVAAELQKLIDRLTAAEAAAQAAQSRQPDPAEYVPVAMHRQVAEQLAALQAEVARRDAEAAVSEAMSARKIAPALKDWALAYASRDLEGFKAFVAAAPEIVPEGELRRTQSAHAALLTDEDRLAAKLLGIDEAAFAAHKQTLIKE from the coding sequence ATGACGTACAGCCATCCAAGTCTTGCCGCCGATCACGCCGCCGCGCAGCGCGGGCAGGCCCTGGCGCGCGATGCGTTTTCCGTCGAACTCCAGCCAGCCGCCGACGCCCCTGATGGGGCGCTTACCCCGCCGGAGTGGGTGCACCTCATTCCGGCGGGGACTTTTTCCGGGCGGGACGGACGCGGGCCGTACCGGCTGGATGCGCGGGCCGTGCTCGATGCCTTTGCCGCGCACGGGGCCGACCTGCCGGTGGACTACGACCACCAGAGCCTGGAGGCCGAGGCCAAGGCCGGCCCGGTGCCCGCTGCCGGGTGGATCAAGGAACTCTCCGCACGCGAAGACGGCATCTGGGCGCGGGTGGAGTGGACGCCAGCCGCCGCGCAGCACCTGACTAATAAAGAGTACCGCTACCTCTCACCGGTGTTCCGCTACGACCGAAAAACCGGCCGCGTCGTCGCCCTGGACGGCGCTGGACTGACCCACAACCCCAACCTGTATCTCAAGGCCGCTGCCTCACGAAAGGAGACCCACGCCGTGGAAGACGACATCCTCGAACGCCTCATTGTCATGCTCAACCTGCCGGTGACGGCCACTGCCGACGACGTGGCCGCCGAGCTGCAAAAGCTCATCGACCGCCTGACTGCCGCCGAGGCCGCCGCGCAGGCGGCACAGAGCCGCCAGCCCGACCCCGCCGAATACGTGCCGGTCGCCATGCACCGCCAGGTGGCCGAGCAGCTCGCTGCCTTGCAGGCCGAGGTCGCCCGCCGCGATGCCGAGGCCGCCGTGAGCGAGGCCATGAGCGCGCGCAAAATCGCCCCCGCGCTCAAGGACTGGGCGCTGGCCTACGCCAGCCGCGACCTGGAGGGCTTCAAAGCCTTCGTTGCCGCCGCCCCGGAGATCGTGCCCGAGGGCGAGCTGCGTCGCACGCAATCTGCGCACGCCGCGCTGCTGACCGACGAAGACCGGCTGGCAGCGAAGCTGCTGGGCATCGACGAAGCGGCCTTTGCCGCGCACAAGCAAACCTT